A DNA window from Theobroma cacao cultivar B97-61/B2 chromosome 5, Criollo_cocoa_genome_V2, whole genome shotgun sequence contains the following coding sequences:
- the LOC18598126 gene encoding 60S ribosomal protein L24 has protein sequence MVLKTELCRFSGAKIYPGKGIRFVRSDSQVFLFSNSKCKRYFHNRLKPSKLTWTAMYRKQHKKDIAQEAVKKRRRTTKKPYSRSIVGATLEVIQKRRTEKPEVRDAAREAALREIKERIKKTKDEKKAKKAEVVAKQQKTGGKGNIPKGSAPKGPKLGGGGGKR, from the exons aTGGTTCTCAA GACGGAGCTTTGCCGGTTTAGTGGTGCCAAGATATACCCAGGGAAAGGCATCAGATTTGTTCGTTCTGATTCTCAG GTCTTCCTCTTTTCTAATTCAAAATGCAAGAGGTACTTTCACAACCGTCTGAAGCCGTCAAAGCTTACATGGACAGCCATGTACAGGAAACAACATAAGAAG GACATTGCCCAAGAGGCTGTGAAGAAGAGGAGACGTACCACTAAGAAGCCTTACTCCAGATCCATTGTGGGTGCTACCTTAGAGGTGATCCAGAAGAGGAGGACTGAGAAACCAGAAGTTCGTGATGCTGCCAGGGAAGCCGCTCTGCG AGAAATCAAGGAAAGGATCAAGAAAACTAAGGATGAAAAGAAGGCTAAGAAAGCAGAAGTAGTAGCAAAGCAACAGAAGACAGGTGGCAAGGGTAACATTCCTAAGGGTTCTGCCCCAAAGGGTCCCAAGCTTGGTGGCGGTGGTGGAAAGCGTTGA